The following are from one region of the Methanococcoides methylutens genome:
- a CDS encoding class I SAM-dependent methyltransferase: protein MDIRDIDWNEVWKEQMRLYNEVDGSLEKVDIWETKESARRYWEMSRDKGAARIEHTLSEIDLKPDSRVLDIGSGPGALAIPISKRVREVVAVEPSDGMMSVLQENIDEMNIDNIRCIHKGWEDIDIEEVGDDYDVVIASYSLSVPDIRQAFEKIQAVSSGAVYIYWFAGETSWDEQYSAIWPALHNEEYHSSPKCNIMYNVLYDMGIYPNMNVFPIERSMFFSSLEEAVKHYIPHYRAYTPEKLGILREYLGTVLPRNEDGSILHLGDTMRVRMWWDNNNYQQ from the coding sequence ATGGATATCAGGGACATCGACTGGAACGAAGTTTGGAAAGAACAGATGAGACTCTATAATGAAGTGGATGGGTCATTGGAAAAGGTGGACATATGGGAAACCAAAGAAAGTGCCAGAAGGTACTGGGAAATGTCCAGGGACAAAGGCGCTGCCAGGATAGAGCATACTCTAAGCGAGATCGACCTTAAGCCGGATTCACGGGTCCTTGATATAGGCTCAGGACCGGGGGCACTTGCAATTCCCATCTCCAAGCGTGTCAGGGAAGTTGTTGCTGTTGAACCTTCTGATGGTATGATGTCCGTTCTGCAGGAAAATATTGATGAGATGAACATCGACAACATCCGATGCATACACAAAGGCTGGGAAGACATCGATATCGAAGAGGTGGGTGATGACTATGATGTTGTCATTGCTTCCTATTCGCTGAGCGTTCCAGATATCAGGCAGGCCTTTGAAAAGATACAGGCAGTTTCCAGCGGGGCTGTCTATATTTACTGGTTTGCAGGGGAAACCTCCTGGGATGAACAATATAGTGCCATATGGCCTGCCCTTCACAATGAGGAATATCACAGCTCACCCAAGTGCAACATAATGTACAACGTTCTCTACGATATGGGCATCTATCCTAACATGAACGTGTTCCCGATAGAGCGAAGTATGTTCTTCTCTTCACTGGAGGAGGCTGTAAAACACTACATACCGCACTACAGGGCATACACTCCTGAAAAACTGGGGATCCTGAGGGAATATCTGGGTACGGTCCTGCCCCGGAACGAAGATGGTTCCATCCTGCACCTTGGTGATACTATGCGGGTCAGGATGTGGTGGGATAACAACAATTATCAGCAATAA
- the fen gene encoding flap endonuclease-1 produces the protein MGTDIGDLLQKHTIEIAELSNKVVAIDAYNTLYQFLSIIRQRDGTPLKDSSGQVTSHLSGILYRFTNLIESGVKPVFVFDGKPPEFKSGTLEKRHEIREAASAKWEDAKAQGFEEEAYKYAQASSKVTKEIIEDSIKLLELMGIPYVKAPSEGEAQASYMVRKGDADLIGSQDYDSLLFGAPSVVRNLTITGKRKLPRKNLYVDVKPEMISLEESLEELGVTRSQLIDIAMCIGTDYNPGLENIGPKRALKFVKEHGSIEGVLFEIGKEIEDLDSKKDFFMNPPVTDDYELKWEKPDRAGIIDFLCKQHDFSEDRVNKVLDRLEANMGGGQSTLDQWF, from the coding sequence ATGGGCACGGATATTGGGGATCTGCTTCAGAAACATACTATTGAAATAGCTGAGCTTTCAAACAAGGTAGTCGCTATTGATGCCTATAATACACTTTACCAGTTCTTGAGCATAATCAGGCAACGTGATGGTACTCCTCTGAAAGATTCAAGCGGGCAGGTAACATCCCACCTTTCGGGTATCCTTTACAGGTTCACAAATCTCATTGAGAGCGGTGTAAAGCCTGTTTTCGTTTTTGATGGCAAACCTCCTGAGTTCAAATCCGGTACCCTTGAGAAACGTCACGAGATACGTGAAGCTGCAAGTGCAAAATGGGAAGATGCCAAAGCACAGGGATTTGAGGAAGAAGCATACAAGTATGCTCAGGCTTCATCAAAGGTCACTAAGGAGATCATTGAGGATTCGATAAAACTTCTGGAACTAATGGGCATACCCTATGTGAAAGCACCTTCTGAAGGAGAGGCGCAGGCTTCCTATATGGTACGTAAGGGGGATGCTGATCTTATTGGTTCGCAGGATTATGACTCTCTGCTATTCGGAGCACCTTCTGTTGTACGTAATCTGACGATAACAGGTAAAAGGAAACTTCCTCGCAAGAACCTTTATGTGGACGTGAAGCCGGAGATGATCTCTCTTGAGGAAAGCCTTGAAGAACTTGGTGTGACACGTTCACAGCTAATCGATATCGCCATGTGCATCGGGACTGACTACAATCCGGGGCTTGAGAACATCGGCCCGAAAAGGGCTCTTAAATTCGTGAAAGAGCACGGTAGTATCGAAGGTGTCCTGTTCGAAATCGGAAAGGAGATCGAGGATCTTGATTCCAAAAAGGATTTCTTCATGAACCCTCCGGTAACTGATGATTATGAACTTAAATGGGAAAAACCAGATCGGGCCGGGATCATTGATTTCCTTTGCAAACAGCACGATTTTTCAGAAGATAGGGTAAATAAGGTACTCGACCGCCTTGAAGCTAACATGGGTGGCGGACAGAGTACCCTTGACCAGTGGTTCTGA
- a CDS encoding helix-turn-helix transcriptional regulator: MELKSTGLLSILTFSEKRKDLLFLLEKGPRSLSQIREHFNVTSPEISPRLKEMEAANFIYKDEKEYHITPIGRVATKYLRPLIDTLHSIEKNETFWKEHILEGIPQHLLDRICELGECSIHEEGLENIYDSHKIFMNSIAEAKEVYGVSSIFIPSYPEFFSNLSKNSVPTSLILTRNVFEKVKNEYTEMMQSCLDSEATKLYLIDNAKVAFVATDNFFSLSLFFKNGSYDPQRDLVGTGDTIANWGKELFEHYKKEAREITSL, translated from the coding sequence ATGGAACTGAAATCAACAGGGCTACTAAGCATTTTAACATTTTCTGAAAAACGAAAGGACCTCCTGTTCCTGTTAGAAAAAGGACCACGATCATTATCCCAGATAAGAGAACATTTTAATGTAACTTCTCCAGAGATATCGCCCCGATTGAAAGAAATGGAAGCTGCAAACTTTATCTACAAGGATGAAAAAGAGTATCATATAACCCCCATTGGCAGAGTTGCAACCAAATACCTGAGACCTCTGATCGATACACTTCACTCAATAGAGAAAAATGAGACTTTTTGGAAAGAACACATTCTGGAAGGCATTCCACAACATCTTCTTGACAGAATATGTGAACTTGGCGAGTGTTCCATCCATGAAGAAGGTCTTGAGAATATATACGATTCCCACAAGATATTCATGAATAGTATTGCCGAAGCAAAAGAGGTCTACGGAGTTTCATCAATATTCATACCTAGCTACCCGGAATTTTTCTCAAACCTTTCAAAGAACAGCGTACCCACGTCCCTTATATTAACAAGGAACGTCTTTGAAAAAGTGAAAAATGAGTACACCGAAATGATGCAGAGCTGTTTGGATTCAGAGGCAACAAAGCTTTACCTGATCGACAATGCGAAGGTTGCATTCGTCGCAACTGACAACTTCTTTTCCCTGTCCCTCTTTTTCAAGAATGGGAGCTATGACCCACAAAGAGATCTGGTCGGCACAGGAGATACCATTGCAAACTGGGGAAAGGAACTCTTTGAGCATTACAAAAAAGAGGCCAGGGAAATTACATCCCTGTAA
- a CDS encoding UbiA family prenyltransferase, with the protein MAEKTVISTNQLSYPKNNNNSSNRFVLPDISGLLPTLHLLNSSTLVSISGALRIYLAFLLLQMQFNLLSCVAGGLVVYAVYTLDRALDSEEDAVNRSELTGARRDVALFVSLLAFLAGAYFLFLDGILLLAFLPLVTGYLYSKGIKVGKYHLKLKGGLGVKNLVVGTTWGAFIAGIAGWYAESLFPVIAVFLFFGIKLFVNSSVYDFKDIKGDALAGIKTLPVSLGPQRTRDLLLGMHLFSHSLLGILILSETIAYEPIILVYSFIAGFICISRFTVPTENESKGRMHKRLFVVDGESSVMVGLKAFTGM; encoded by the coding sequence ATGGCTGAAAAAACAGTAATTTCCACAAATCAGTTGAGCTATCCAAAAAACAACAACAATAGCAGCAATCGCTTTGTTCTCCCGGACATTTCCGGGCTATTGCCAACCCTGCATCTGTTGAACAGTTCCACGCTGGTTTCAATTTCAGGGGCTTTGAGGATATATCTTGCTTTCCTTCTGCTCCAGATGCAATTCAATCTTCTCTCCTGTGTTGCAGGTGGATTGGTCGTCTATGCAGTATATACACTGGACCGTGCGCTTGATTCTGAAGAGGATGCTGTCAACAGGTCTGAGCTTACAGGTGCAAGAAGGGATGTAGCACTTTTCGTTTCGTTGCTTGCATTTTTAGCAGGTGCTTATTTCCTGTTCCTCGATGGAATATTACTTCTCGCATTTCTTCCTCTTGTTACTGGTTATCTTTACAGTAAAGGGATAAAGGTCGGCAAATACCATTTGAAACTAAAAGGTGGTCTTGGAGTAAAAAATCTTGTTGTGGGTACAACATGGGGTGCCTTCATTGCCGGTATTGCAGGCTGGTATGCTGAAAGTCTTTTCCCTGTGATCGCAGTTTTCCTTTTCTTTGGGATCAAACTTTTCGTTAATTCCTCTGTCTATGATTTCAAGGACATAAAGGGTGATGCTCTTGCTGGTATCAAGACCCTGCCTGTGAGTCTTGGACCACAGAGGACCCGTGACCTCCTGTTGGGCATGCATCTGTTCTCCCATTCTCTTCTGGGAATTTTGATACTTTCAGAGACTATTGCCTATGAGCCTATCATTCTGGTTTACAGTTTCATCGCAGGATTTATCTGCATAAGTAGGTTCACAGTGCCTACGGAAAATGAGTCAAAGGGCAGAATGCACAAGCGCCTGTTCGTTGTAGACGGTGAATCAAGTGTGATGGTAGGATTAAAGGCATTTACAGGGATGTAA
- a CDS encoding aspartate-semialdehyde dehydrogenase → MSYKIGIMGATGAVGREIVEVLHDRNFPVESLRLYASERSAGKTIETPFGEITIENAGSADYSQLDIAFFAISGGWSKENAKKATDAGCYVVDNSSAFRYDDEVPLVVPEINTDAIGDSKLIANPNCTTAIAAIPLYNLHKEYGLKKVIISTYQATSGAGAAGMSELTEETRNYLEGKEVKNEVFAHPIAFNTIPHIDSFQDNDYTREEMKVVWETRKIFGEPDMAISCTCVRIPTMRVHGESIVIETEKAISPGDAKKLLGEIEGVELKDDIENNVYPMPLTATKKYDVEVGRIRQNLVFGDHGLEFFVCGDQILKGAALNAVQIAEKL, encoded by the coding sequence ATGAGTTACAAGATAGGAATTATGGGCGCTACTGGTGCAGTGGGCAGGGAAATCGTCGAAGTTCTTCATGACAGGAACTTTCCTGTAGAAAGCTTAAGGCTCTATGCATCAGAGAGAAGTGCAGGCAAGACCATCGAGACACCTTTTGGTGAGATCACTATTGAAAATGCCGGTTCAGCAGATTATTCACAGCTTGATATTGCATTTTTTGCGATCAGCGGAGGCTGGAGCAAGGAGAATGCCAAAAAGGCAACAGATGCAGGCTGCTATGTGGTTGACAACAGCAGTGCTTTCAGGTATGATGATGAAGTTCCTCTGGTGGTACCTGAGATCAATACTGATGCTATCGGGGACTCTAAGCTCATCGCCAATCCTAACTGCACGACTGCCATTGCAGCAATCCCTCTGTACAACCTTCACAAGGAGTATGGTCTGAAGAAGGTCATCATCAGCACCTATCAGGCTACCAGTGGGGCCGGAGCTGCAGGAATGAGCGAACTGACCGAGGAGACCAGAAATTATCTGGAAGGCAAGGAGGTCAAGAATGAGGTCTTTGCTCATCCTATTGCCTTTAACACAATTCCGCACATCGATAGTTTCCAGGACAACGATTACACCCGTGAGGAGATGAAGGTCGTCTGGGAAACCAGAAAGATATTCGGTGAACCTGATATGGCTATCAGCTGCACATGTGTAAGGATTCCTACAATGAGAGTACATGGGGAAAGCATAGTGATCGAGACCGAAAAGGCGATCTCACCTGGGGATGCAAAGAAATTATTGGGCGAAATCGAGGGCGTTGAACTAAAAGATGATATTGAGAACAACGTTTACCCGATGCCACTGACTGCCACCAAAAAGTATGATGTGGAAGTTGGCAGGATCAGGCAGAACCTTGTATTCGGTGACCACGGTCTAGAGTTCTTCGTATGTGGTGACCAGATCCTCAAAGGCGCTGCTTTGAATGCTGTGCAGATAGCTGAAAAACTTTAA
- the gpmI gene encoding 2,3-bisphosphoglycerate-independent phosphoglycerate mutase: MKFTKRPLLLMILDGWGYSPEDKGNAIALADTSNLDRLVEEYPDTILSASGEDVGLPEGQMGNSEVGHLNIGAGRVVYQDLTRINRDIVNGDFFKNPVLLQAINNAKEKGSALHLMGLFSYGGVHSHMDHMRALIEFAKNKGLDRIYIHAFLDGRDVPPRAALEDMKEHVRLCESTGCAKTATVAGRYYAMDRDNRWDRVQAAYDAITQGIGFRSKDPMSAVSEGYERNEDDEFIKPTVIVDDNGEPVATIRDNDSVIFFNFRPDRARELTYAFVNDDFDKFERKVHPKVHYVCMSEYDEKLTVPIAFPSEELKNTLGEILSKAGIKQLRIAETEKYAHVTFFFNGGVEKQNEGEERCMIPSPKVATYDLKPEMSAYEVTEELIERIGSDAYDVIILNLANMDMVGHTGIMEAAIKAVEAVDDCVGKIVDRVLEAGGEAMIMADHGNAEKMVDHSTEQGHVHTAHTSNPVRFVYVTKDKEISLSKGRLSDVAPTILNIMHIEQPAEMTGHSLIIKE, translated from the coding sequence ATGAAATTCACTAAAAGACCACTTCTTTTGATGATACTTGACGGCTGGGGATACTCACCGGAAGATAAAGGAAATGCCATCGCACTGGCTGATACCAGCAACCTTGATCGTTTGGTAGAGGAGTATCCAGATACGATACTCAGTGCTTCAGGAGAAGACGTTGGGCTTCCGGAAGGGCAGATGGGGAACTCTGAGGTAGGGCACCTGAACATAGGAGCAGGACGTGTTGTTTACCAGGACCTGACCCGCATTAACAGAGATATTGTGAACGGAGATTTCTTCAAAAACCCTGTGTTGCTGCAAGCTATCAATAATGCAAAGGAGAAAGGTTCAGCTCTTCATTTGATGGGACTTTTTTCTTATGGCGGAGTACACAGCCATATGGACCACATGCGTGCACTCATTGAGTTTGCGAAGAACAAAGGACTTGACAGGATCTACATACATGCATTCCTTGATGGTCGAGATGTTCCACCAAGAGCAGCTCTTGAGGACATGAAAGAGCACGTCAGGCTCTGCGAATCCACAGGGTGTGCAAAAACTGCGACAGTCGCTGGAAGATACTATGCAATGGACAGGGATAACCGCTGGGATCGTGTGCAGGCAGCATACGATGCTATCACCCAGGGAATTGGATTCCGGTCCAAAGACCCGATGTCCGCTGTTTCAGAAGGTTACGAAAGAAATGAGGATGATGAGTTCATCAAACCTACGGTGATTGTCGATGACAACGGAGAACCTGTTGCCACGATCAGAGATAATGATTCCGTGATATTCTTCAATTTCAGACCTGACCGTGCAAGAGAGCTTACATACGCCTTTGTAAACGACGATTTCGATAAATTCGAACGCAAGGTGCATCCTAAAGTTCACTACGTATGCATGTCCGAATATGATGAAAAACTGACAGTGCCCATTGCATTCCCATCAGAGGAACTTAAGAACACGCTCGGAGAGATCCTCAGCAAGGCAGGGATAAAGCAGTTGCGCATTGCAGAAACTGAAAAGTACGCCCATGTAACATTCTTCTTCAATGGAGGAGTGGAAAAACAGAACGAAGGCGAGGAAAGATGCATGATCCCATCGCCAAAGGTCGCTACCTATGACCTCAAGCCCGAAATGAGTGCATATGAGGTCACCGAGGAACTTATCGAAAGGATCGGATCAGATGCATATGACGTGATCATACTGAATCTGGCGAACATGGACATGGTAGGGCACACCGGAATAATGGAAGCTGCCATCAAAGCAGTGGAAGCAGTTGATGATTGTGTTGGAAAGATAGTTGACCGGGTCCTAGAAGCAGGAGGGGAAGCAATGATCATGGCTGACCATGGAAATGCAGAAAAGATGGTCGATCACTCCACAGAACAAGGACACGTCCACACTGCACATACAAGTAACCCGGTTCGCTTTGTGTATGTTACAAAGGACAAAGAAATTTCACTATCAAAAGGCAGGCTTTCGGATGTAGCACCTACCATCCTGAATATCATGCACATAGAACAGCCAGCCGAAATGACAGGTCACTCCCTGATAATAAAAGAATAA
- a CDS encoding MATE family efflux transporter, whose translation MNPRARMFAEESISKVLFKLSVPATIGMVVQGLYNLVDTIFVGRALGAESVQGIAGITIAFPIQMIIMGVALTIGIGSASIISRSLGSKDYKRADIALGNAISAILALSILITVLGSIYIIPLLKLFGATETILPFAFDYTRIILYGTIVFAFSMTVNNIVRAEGNAKVAMLTMLISAGLNIILDPIFIFGLDMGIEGAAIATVISQAVSAIYLVHYFRTGMSSLNFHASNLIPHSDVFRETIAIGTSSFARSASGSLMIIVINNALAIYGGDIPIAVFGVVNRLFMFTFMPMIGIVQGLQPIVGFNYGAKNFERVITSTSLAIKVTTLISMAGFLLLFLFPAQLFSIFTTDQQLIEAGKSATRIMVLALPFLGFQIVGASIYQTLGKARSAFILSISRQVLFLIPLVLILPQFFQLEGIWIAFPISDGLSFIVTFVMLAKEYSAFKGTIA comes from the coding sequence ATGAACCCCAGAGCCCGAATGTTTGCAGAAGAAAGCATCTCAAAGGTCCTTTTCAAACTATCAGTGCCAGCAACCATAGGAATGGTAGTTCAAGGACTTTACAACCTCGTGGACACAATTTTTGTCGGAAGGGCACTGGGGGCTGAGAGTGTACAGGGAATAGCAGGTATTACAATAGCATTCCCGATCCAGATGATAATAATGGGAGTTGCACTTACAATTGGAATTGGAAGTGCATCCATAATATCGAGAAGCCTTGGTTCAAAAGACTACAAACGTGCTGATATTGCACTTGGGAATGCCATATCTGCAATACTGGCACTCAGCATACTTATCACAGTACTGGGAAGCATTTACATCATACCCCTTCTGAAACTGTTCGGTGCTACTGAGACAATCCTGCCATTCGCATTTGACTATACGAGAATAATATTGTATGGGACGATCGTTTTTGCATTCTCAATGACGGTCAATAATATCGTTCGCGCAGAAGGCAATGCAAAGGTTGCCATGCTGACAATGCTCATATCTGCCGGACTGAACATAATACTAGACCCGATATTCATCTTCGGACTTGATATGGGAATAGAAGGTGCTGCCATCGCAACAGTGATATCACAGGCTGTCAGCGCCATATATCTGGTCCATTATTTCAGAACTGGAATGAGCAGCCTGAACTTTCATGCAAGTAATCTCATCCCTCATTCCGATGTTTTCAGGGAGACAATTGCCATCGGAACATCCTCTTTTGCAAGAAGTGCATCAGGAAGCCTGATGATCATTGTAATAAACAATGCACTGGCGATCTACGGAGGAGATATACCCATAGCGGTCTTTGGTGTTGTCAACCGCCTTTTCATGTTCACATTTATGCCAATGATAGGCATAGTGCAGGGATTGCAGCCTATTGTAGGATTCAATTATGGTGCAAAGAACTTTGAGAGGGTCATTACTTCAACGTCGCTTGCCATAAAGGTCACCACCTTAATATCGATGGCAGGATTCCTGTTGCTGTTCCTTTTTCCCGCCCAGCTATTCAGTATCTTTACCACGGACCAGCAATTGATAGAGGCAGGCAAGTCTGCTACGCGCATCATGGTACTTGCATTGCCTTTCCTAGGGTTCCAGATAGTAGGAGCATCCATCTACCAGACACTTGGAAAAGCCAGATCTGCATTCATCCTTTCCATCAGTCGACAGGTGCTCTTCCTGATACCACTTGTATTGATACTACCACAATTTTTCCAGCTGGAAGGAATATGGATAGCTTTCCCGATATCCGATGGACTTTCATTCATTGTGACCTTTGTAATGCTGGCAAAGGAATACAGCGCTTTCAAGGGCACCATTGCATGA
- the purH gene encoding bifunctional phosphoribosylaminoimidazolecarboxamide formyltransferase/IMP cyclohydrolase, with translation MVKRALLSVSDKTGIVEFARGLEQLNIEIISTGGTARMLRDAGIETTDVSEVTGFPEMMGGRVKTLHPRIHGGLLCLREDASHMGEAEKESIELIDMVAVNLYPFEITVSKEGVNLEEAIENIDIGGPTLLRSAAKNYSSVAVVCDPDDYGHILKELRSSGVVSDQTRETLAVKAFRHTADYDSTIDTYLSKTLLGEDVLRMNFTDGVKLRYGENWHQEATFYKDKGIEGPALSNAKQLHGKELSYNNYVDADNALQTIKEVGNKKPAVAIVKHNNPCGLATGNTLTEALQHAWDGDPISAFGSIICTNTVFDMESAEFLKGKFVEIILAPGFEHDALEYLKEKSANLRLLELPQFNESFDTDSTYKYVIGGMLKQQRNIGLYEKWDCVTDAQYPEEKRELSEFCIAACKSTKSNSVTLAYEYSEGCFVMLSMGAGQPNRVDSIRKLATTKAKENLEKIYEREKPDMSFEEYWESILSECVMASDAFFPFDDSIIHADESNIRYIISPGGSIRDDEVITTANRLNISMVFTGMRHFLH, from the coding sequence TTGGTAAAAAGAGCACTGCTGAGCGTCTCTGACAAAACTGGAATCGTAGAGTTTGCAAGAGGACTGGAGCAACTGAACATAGAGATCATATCGACCGGCGGAACTGCAAGGATGCTCCGTGATGCGGGTATTGAGACTACCGATGTCTCAGAAGTGACCGGATTCCCTGAAATGATGGGAGGCCGTGTAAAGACCTTGCATCCAAGGATACACGGCGGCCTTTTGTGCCTGAGAGAAGATGCCTCACACATGGGAGAGGCAGAGAAGGAATCCATAGAGCTTATCGACATGGTTGCAGTCAACCTTTATCCCTTTGAGATAACAGTATCAAAGGAAGGTGTTAACCTTGAAGAGGCGATCGAGAATATCGATATCGGTGGACCTACATTGTTACGTTCTGCCGCAAAGAACTATTCATCTGTCGCCGTAGTATGTGACCCCGATGATTATGGACACATTCTCAAGGAATTAAGATCATCCGGCGTTGTTTCTGACCAGACAAGAGAAACACTTGCAGTCAAGGCATTCCGCCACACTGCAGACTATGACAGCACAATTGACACATACCTGAGCAAAACGCTGCTTGGCGAGGATGTTCTACGCATGAACTTCACCGATGGCGTCAAACTGCGTTATGGTGAGAACTGGCACCAGGAAGCAACATTTTACAAGGACAAGGGAATTGAAGGACCTGCACTCTCAAATGCAAAACAACTGCATGGAAAGGAGCTTTCCTATAACAACTATGTTGATGCCGACAATGCACTCCAGACCATCAAAGAGGTAGGGAACAAGAAGCCAGCTGTTGCTATTGTCAAGCACAATAACCCCTGCGGACTTGCAACTGGAAATACCCTTACTGAAGCATTGCAGCATGCATGGGACGGCGACCCAATATCCGCCTTTGGCAGTATAATCTGTACGAACACCGTATTCGACATGGAATCCGCAGAATTCCTCAAAGGAAAGTTCGTCGAGATTATCCTGGCACCTGGATTCGAGCATGATGCACTGGAATACCTGAAGGAAAAAAGCGCAAACCTTCGCTTGCTTGAGCTCCCACAGTTCAATGAGAGTTTTGATACCGATAGCACATACAAGTATGTCATTGGAGGCATGCTGAAACAGCAAAGGAACATCGGCCTCTACGAGAAATGGGACTGTGTGACAGATGCACAATACCCTGAAGAGAAGCGGGAACTATCAGAGTTCTGTATCGCTGCCTGTAAGAGTACAAAGTCAAACTCTGTAACTCTGGCATATGAATACAGTGAAGGATGTTTCGTGATGCTCTCCATGGGTGCAGGACAACCAAACCGTGTTGATTCCATCCGCAAGCTTGCAACCACAAAAGCAAAAGAGAACCTTGAAAAGATCTATGAAAGGGAAAAGCCGGACATGTCCTTTGAAGAGTACTGGGAATCCATACTTTCCGAATGTGTCATGGCGTCAGATGCTTTCTTCCCATTCGACGACAGCATAATCCACGCTGACGAAAGCAACATCAGATATATCATATCCCCGGGCGGATCGATCAGGGATGACGAAGTCATAACTACCGCAAATCGCCTTAACATATCCATGGTTTTCACAGGAATGAGACACTTCCTGCACTGA